GCGCCGCCCGGTCGCCCACGCGGCCGTTTGGCGGGCTTGCGCAGGTGTTCCGTTGGTCAGGTTTACAATTACCCGACCTTCCAGATGGTCGCCCGCCTCCTCGAGGATCGCATTTACGGCTTCGTAATCCAGCACGCAGATGACTACCAGCGGACTTGCCGCAACCGCTTCGGCCACCGTGCCCGCAGCGTCCGCTCCCAGCCTCGCAAGTGCATCGGCTTTACCGGCCGTACGATTCCAGACGGTTGTCGGGTGGCCTCCCTTCAAGAACGTTTGGGCTAAAGCGGATCCCATCATGCCTAAACCGATGACGGTCACCGGTTGCTTATTTTGATTGTCCTTCATTCGGGATACTCATCTCCTTTCTCCCTTATCTTAAAAGGTTGACACAGTGTCAAAGTCAACCCGTTTTTTTACGTTTCCATAAATGCAAACCCGGCCTGAGCATCCAGGCCGGGTTTGCGAGTTATATGCTGATCTTTTGCACCGCTATCCTCATCTCATGCGACATTCCGCTCAGCTGTCCGGCCGAGGCGGCAATTTGCCGGGCAGCCTGAAGCTGCTGATCCGCCAGTAGATGGATTTCGTGAGTGTCGCCGGATGAAACGCGGGCAATGGACGCGATTTCTTCCACGGAAGCCGCCACGGTCTGGGAGCTGGCGGAAATCTGTTCCGAGGAAGCCGATATTTCCTGAATTTGTTCCGTAACGTAGCGGAACAGCCGGACGACGCTGCCGAAGGTCTCCTCGACTTGCCCGGACAGCTCGACGCCTTCATTAATTTCCTTGGACCCTGCAGCCATCGTATGGCTGATTTCCCCGGAAACTTTTTGAATATTCGTAAGCAGCGACGCTATCTTTGAAGAGGAGGAAGAGGAAAGCTCGGCCAGCTTGCGCACTTCTCCCGCAACGACGGCGAAGCCGCTTCCATGTTCTCCCGCCCGTGCCGCTTCTATGGAAGCATTCAAGGCCAGCAGCTTCGTTTGTTCCGCAATATCCACGATAATGTTAAGAACCTCGCCGATTTGCCGGGAATACGTGCCTAATGCCTCGACCAGCTCTTGGGTATCGCCGGCAGACGATGCGATCGTTTCAATTTGCCGCCTCATTAATAAAATGACATCCTTGCCCGACTCCGCCGAATCGAGCGCCTCCCGGGAAGCTTCGGAGACATTCGCCGCCGCCTCCGACACCCGTCCTATGGATAAGGTGATCTCCTCCATGGAGCGCGCGCTTTCGACGGCGCTTTGCTGCTGGGTTTGCGCTCCTTCATCCACCTTTTGTGCGGTTGAACTTACCGTTTGATTCAATTGAACCAGCTCCTCGGACTGGCGCACAAACACATCCATCGACGCAGCCAGCTGCTCCGACGTTCCCAGCACGTTCGAGGAGACGGCCGCCATCAGGGCATTGAGATGATCCGACATCTTCTTCGTGCTTTGATAGGCCGATCCGATTTCATCGAGAGAACGGACCGCATGCATAGATAAGATTTCGTTGGCCTCGGCGAGCTTTCCGGCGGCTATGTTCTCGGTCGCCAGTACCAGATGCCGAAGAGGACGCAAGGCGACGGCGATAAACCACGCAATCAAAAACAACGCAAGCAGCGTAAGAACGGCGAGTCCCGCATAATACAAAACGTTGCTCCGCAAAATATCCCCCGAGATCCGGTCTATGACGGTTGCTTCCGTATCGATGCCGAGCACGCCGATCATCTTTCCCTGCGCATCCTTAACCGGTGCATAAGCGGATATGTAAGTGCCGTACTCGGGATTTTGAATGAGCGGCGAATGCGCCGCCTCTCCCTTCAACAGCTGGTCGATTGCCGCCGCAGGAATGTCCGTCACCTCATTGATCGGGGAAGCGGAATCGGAATCTTTCGGCTGCCCGTCGATCATCATCAACGGTTCCCGTTTTTCGTTGATTTTGACCACATACACATAAAGCGCCCCGATTTGTTTGCGATACCTATTTAGCTCTTCTCGAATCGCCCAGTAGTTATCATTTTCCCCGGGATTTTTCAAAAATTCGGCATAAGGCTGCACATTCATTTGCCCGGCATAACTTTTGGCCAGGTTGATGCCGTATTGTGCTATCGCACTTTCGCTGGCGGACTTGGCGCTGCGCAGCTGCAGCAGCATATTGCCCGCGTACAGCAGCACGATAACGATGCCCGCGACAAGAACAAGCTTGGCCGCCAAACTTTTTTGAAAAAAACGAATAAGATTATACACCCTGAAGTCCCCCTGCTGAATATGAATGTTCTAAGTTTCGGTATTTTTCACCAAATTCCTCCTTTTTTCTACAAAAATATATATAATTCCGCAGCAGCGCAAAAAGCGATGGATCGGTTCCATCGCCTCGTTTTTCTGTTGGACTTTATCTCAGGAGGGCGTTTGTTTTGGACAGAGCTATCATCCCATCTTAATGCTTATTTACGGCGTGCTACCATCATGATTTCAACATCGTCCAGCTCTAACGGCTTTCTGGAAAACTTACCCGCAACACAACCATATCCCGCCAACACCTCGAAACCCGATTCTTCAAACAAAAGCTTCAATTCACGAAAAGTAAAACCCGTCGTATATATTGCAACCTCTTTCATTTCACCCTCCGGGCTTTTTATCGTGCTCAAATTGAAACTTGTAGAGGAATAAGCATCGAAATTTTCAGGGTCGTTATTGTTTCTTGCCGCACTTAATGCATTTATCGCGGTCAAAACAAATGGCGCTCCCGGTTTCAAAGCATTTTGGACTCCCCTCAATACTTTCCGGTGATTATCCAAATTGCCGGCTAAACCGAATGCCCCTTCACAAAGGCAGATTGCACCGTCAAATTCCTCAGAAAATTTGAGCTCCCGGGCATCCATCGTATGAAACTCCGCACTTAATTTTTCGGCAGATGCCGCTTTAGCGGCGTACTTAACGAACTCCGGGGAAATGTCTATTCCTACCGAAGTGAAGCCGCGGCGTGCCAGTTCCAAACTGTGGCGCCCCGGGCCACACCCGATGTCCAAAATACGACTGTCGGGAGGGAGGTCCAGCAGCTCTACAAGGAAATCA
The window above is part of the Paenibacillus hamazuiensis genome. Proteins encoded here:
- a CDS encoding methyl-accepting chemotaxis protein, with the translated sequence MYNLIRFFQKSLAAKLVLVAGIVIVLLYAGNMLLQLRSAKSASESAIAQYGINLAKSYAGQMNVQPYAEFLKNPGENDNYWAIREELNRYRKQIGALYVYVVKINEKREPLMMIDGQPKDSDSASPINEVTDIPAAAIDQLLKGEAAHSPLIQNPEYGTYISAYAPVKDAQGKMIGVLGIDTEATVIDRISGDILRSNVLYYAGLAVLTLLALFLIAWFIAVALRPLRHLVLATENIAAGKLAEANEILSMHAVRSLDEIGSAYQSTKKMSDHLNALMAAVSSNVLGTSEQLAASMDVFVRQSEELVQLNQTVSSTAQKVDEGAQTQQQSAVESARSMEEITLSIGRVSEAAANVSEASREALDSAESGKDVILLMRRQIETIASSAGDTQELVEALGTYSRQIGEVLNIIVDIAEQTKLLALNASIEAARAGEHGSGFAVVAGEVRKLAELSSSSSSKIASLLTNIQKVSGEISHTMAAGSKEINEGVELSGQVEETFGSVVRLFRYVTEQIQEISASSEQISASSQTVAASVEEIASIARVSSGDTHEIHLLADQQLQAARQIAASAGQLSGMSHEMRIAVQKISI
- a CDS encoding SAM-dependent methyltransferase; translation: MRINNKNFIDFEFDGEFYKEVGDFIRENYFNYGFTKGTVQEVDFLVELLDLPPDSRILDIGCGPGRHSLELARRGFTSVGIDISPEFVKYAAKAASAEKLSAEFHTMDARELKFSEEFDGAICLCEGAFGLAGNLDNHRKVLRGVQNALKPGAPFVLTAINALSAARNNNDPENFDAYSSTSFNLSTIKSPEGEMKEVAIYTTGFTFRELKLLFEESGFEVLAGYGCVAGKFSRKPLELDDVEIMMVARRK